DNA sequence from the Candidatus Limnocylindrales bacterium genome:
TCGCAGTCGTCGTCGGCGTTGTTGCAGCTCTCGGCGGCCGGCGAGCCAGGCTGACACACCGTCGGCTCGCCGTCGGTGCAGGCCGAAACGCTGCGGAAGCAGGCGCCGACGCCGCAGGTGACGGTGCCGAGGTCCTCGTCGACCTCGGTGTCGCAGTCGTCGTCGACGCCGTTGCAGGTCTCCTCCTGCGGCGCCCGCCCGACGCACTCGCCGAAGATGCCCGCGCTGCAGGTCGCAGTTCCCGGGCCGCAATCGGACGCGCACGACTGCGTGACGTTCTCGTCGACCGCGCCGTCGCAGTCGTCGTCGGCGTTGTTGCAGCTCTCGGCGGCCGGCGAGCCAGGTTGACACACCGTCGGCTCGCCGTCGGTGCAGGCCGAAACGCTGCGGAAGCAGGCGCCGACGCCGCAGGTGACGGTGCCGAGGTCCTCGTCGACCTCGGTGTCGCAGTCGTCGTCGACGCCGTTGCAGGTTTCGGGCTGCCCGCAAAGAGTCGTTGTCGGCGCCTGCACCGTCGTGGTCGTCGCGCTCAGGGTCGTGGTGGTGGTGCTGCTGGAGGGAGGAACGCCGGCGATGGCAGGTGCGCACAGCAGCGATGGCTTGAACTTGGAGAGCTGATGGCTGCCGAACTGGTCGCTGAAGGTTGCGGGCGGCAGCTCCTCGGCAGGGCATCGCACCGTGTAGCAGATGGTCTGCGATGCTTCGCCGCCTGCGATGGCAAGAGGCCTGCCCCCGCTGAGCTCGACGATGCTCTTGCGAACGGGCAGGCAGACGTGCTTGGCCTTGGGCTTGAGCGTGCACCCTTGCAGCCCGTACTCGCTGCGCAGAGCGTCGAGATTGACCTGCGCCGCCTCGAAAGCCTTGTCGGTCTTGATCTTGTAGCAGAGCTGATGGTCGTAAGCGGGAGCTGCGGATGCAGACGCTGCCACCGCTGCCGCACAAAGCACGTAGACGAGGCCTATCAGTGTTCGCACGGCGACACCTCCTGCGATTGGCTTCTACACCGCAGGCGCACGCGATGTCCACTGGTGCGTGGGTATCAGCTCATCTCGCGGCTGAAGCGGATGGTGCCTTTCTCCATCCCGTCGGTGACGATCGAGAGTCCGCCGCTGCGGATCATCCACTCCAGACGGTGGTCGCGGTACTCGCGCACGAAGACACCGGGGGCCAGGACACGGGCAAGGTCCGGAATGCCCGCCATCGACGCCGTCGCCTCCTGCGTCGTCTGTGCCACCGACGGCCGCGCGTTGACGCGCTCCTGCCAGCTCGCCAGTGCGCTGCCTGCGCGCGGCCCGTTGCCGAAGGCGGCGGCGCCGTTGACGTACGGGATCACGCTGAGGTCGGCCCAGCCGAAGGCGGCGCCGTTCATCCATTCGCGACCGCCGAGATGACGCTCCAGCCAGGCGTTGAGGCCCGTGGCCTGCCGCGCCGCTTCGCCGAGCAGCTTGTCGGCGAGGTCGCCGGTGGCGCGCTTGAAGACGAGAATCTCCATGGCGCCCCAGTTGATCGCGTCGTAGTGCGTGTCGCAGACGTCTTCGAGAATGCGAGCGCGCGCGCGCTCGGCGGGCAAAGGCGGGAGCAGGGGAGGCGACGGCCAGCGGTCCTCGATGTACTCGAGGATGACGGTCGAGTCGTAGACGCAGGTCTCGCCGTCCACGAGCGCGGGAACTTCGGCGCGGGGATTGAGGCGCAGGAAGTCGGCCATGACGTCGTCGCGCCCGCTTCCGATCACGTCGGGTGTGACGAGCGCGAAGTCGACGGCTTTTTCGCGCAACGCGATCTTGCACTTCTGCGCATACGGCGAAAGGGGATGCTCGTAGAGCGTGATCACAGGTCGGCTTCTCCTTCTTCGAGCAGCGCCTCTCGCTCGAGCAGCAGGCGGACCAGGAGGTACAGCATCAGGCCGACGGGCCCTGCAATCAGCGTGAGCAGCAGGCACGGCGCGAGCCAGACGCGGCGGATCCCGCGACGAACGGCATCGCGCGCCTCCCACGCCCCGATGAACAGATCGAAAACGAGGTAGTGGACCCACCCCGCCAGCGCCAGGCGCGGGCTGTCGAAGAAGCGCAGCACGCCCTCGAGCGTGAAGAAGCCCGCGCCTTCGGGCACGTCGGTGCCGCTGACCATCAGGAACAGGTAGACGGCGCCGAGCAGGATCGGGATGAACACCGAGTGAACGATCCAGTGCGTCAGGCGCGTTCCGGGGTAGACGAGCAGCATGCCCCAGGCTGGAAGCACGCCGTAGTTGCAGAACAGGAAGAGGCGCTCGAGCTCGGGCTGCGTCATCGCTCTGCGCGCCGCGTCTCAGCTGGCTGAGGCCAGCTTGCGCACGACCTCGAGCGCTTCCTCGACGTGACGCGTGGCCTGGAGCTGCGAGTTGAAGACGTGGCGTACCACGCCCTGCTTGTCGATGACGTAGGTGACGCGGCCGGGAAGGATCCACATCGTGCTCGGCACGCCGTACCGCTTGCGCACGACGTTGCCGGCATCGGCGAGCAGCGTAAAGGGCAGGTTGTGGTGCTTGGCGAACGATTCGTGGGCCGCGACCGAGTCGCCGCTGATGCCGAGGACTTCGGCCCCTGCATCGCCGAAGTCCTGGTAGGAGTCGCGAAAGCTGCACGCCTCTTTGGTGCAGCCGGGCGTCTCATCCTTGGGATAGAAGTAGAGCACGACGGCCTTCCTGCCGCGGAAATCGCTCAGGCCCACTTCGCGGCCGTTCTGGTCGCGCAGGCGAAAATCCGGCGCCTCGTCGCCGACGTTGATGGTGCTCACGCTCGTTCCCTCACCTGGTTGCGGTTCCCCAATAGTTGAAGGTCATCGGGCGCGGGCCCGGCAGGTACATCGTCTCGAGGCTGGCGACGTGAAAGCCCGCGTCCTGCACGATTCTCGGCACGTCCCGGTTGAGACGGCAGCCGCCGGAGATGCGTCCCCACAGCGGATTGAGCCTGTCCTGCCATTTGCGCACGGACTCGTCGGGAGCGCGGCCGTGCTCGCAGAAGAACATCTGTCCGCCGCTGCGAAGCACGCGCCGCATCTCGAGCAGCGCCGAGTGCACGTCGGGAATGGTGCACATCGTGTAGGTGATGACGATGCTGTCGACGCTGGCATCCTCCAGCGGAATCTTCTCGCCCGACAGCGGCAGCCACTCGACGTCGAGGCCCGTCTCCTGCGCACGCCTGCGCGCGATCCTGCCCAGCTCCGGGGACGGGTCCAGCCCGATCAGCTTCTGCAGCCGGCTCTTGTCGTAGAAGGAGAGGTTGAGGCCCGAACCGATGCCGACTTCGAGCACGCGCCCGTGCGCCAGGGGCACGATCTTGCCGCGCTGGCGCATGATGCACTTGTCGCGCATCGCGTAATCGAGAAGGTGCGGCAGCACGTAGCGCGCATACAGACCCATCGAGGGCTATGTATGCCGGACCGATGCGGGCGAGCAAACCTCGTCAGGCCGGTCGCGACGCCAATGCCTGCATCGCCAGAGGGCGGCGTGGTCACCGCGCGGAATGCTTCGGTTCCATCGCGCCCGCGCTTGCTGCCGGGCCGGGGCCGCGGCAAGTCTTGGCGCAGGAGGTGCCCGCCATGGCCATCCCACGGTTCTCTCGTGACGTTGCCCCGGCCGCCGTCGTCGATGCGCTGAAAGAGCAGGGCTGCGCGGTGGTCGAACGGCTCATCGATGCCTCGATGACGGCGCGCGTGTTGGACGAGCTGGCGCCATTCATCGAGGCCACGGCGCCCGGGACCGACGATTTCGCCGGTCACAACACGCGCCGCACCGGCGGCCTGATCGCGCGCTCCGCCGCCTGTCGCGAGCTCGTCCTGCATCCGGTCGTTCGCGAGGTGGTCGGCGGGCTGTTGGCGGACGCGACCAGCTATCAGCTTCACCTGACGCAGATGATCGCCATCGGTCCAGGCGAGGGCGGCCAGCAGATCCATCGCGACCAGTGGGCGTTCGACTTCTTTCCGTTTCCCCGCGGCTACGAGGTCCAGTGCAACACGATCTGGGCGATGTGCGATTTCACGGACGCCAACGGCGCCACGCGCATCATCCCCGGCAGCAACAAACGCGAAGACCGGCTCCAGTTCGGCTACGAGGACACCGAGCCGGCGGAGATGCCCGCCGGCTCGGTGCTGCTGTACACGGGATCGGTCTATCACGGCGGCGGCGCCAACCGCTCGCAGTCCGTGCGCTACGGCCTCAACATCACCTACGCGCGAAGCTGGCTGCGCCAGGAGGAGAACCAGTACCTGGCCGTGCCGCACGACATCGCGCGAACGCTTCCCGACGATCTCCTGCGTCTCATGGGCTATCAGCGCGGTGCCTACGCGCTCGGCTACGTCGACGACCTGCGCGACCCTCTCGATGTTCTCAAGGGGCCCGGCCACGGCATGGACACGCGCCTCGGCGACCTCGGCAATGCACGCGACCTCCTGCGGCGACCCGGCTGAAACGAGAAGAGGGAATGGCGAGCACGCCATTCCCTCTCCTTCGCATCAGGCAAATGGTGCCCGGCGTCAGCGCTTCCGTTCCACCTGCACGACCTGCTGGAAGGTAGGCCTGTTCACCCACGGCATCGGATCGACTTCGACCAGTCCGAAGGGACGGAAGTGGATCTCCTCGCTGGCCGGATCGACGCTCCAGTCGTTCGGATCCGACGACGAGAACTCCGTCGTCAGCTCCGACACCGCCGCCTGCAGGCTCGAGACGAGCGCGGCGCGGCAGCCGCTGGCCGTTCCGTCGGCGCAGCGCAGCACCTGATACGGGCCGGTGACCGGTTCGCCCGCGGCCATCCGCATCGTCTTGTCGATCAGGCCGTAGTAGCCGGACTGGTAGGCCGAGCCGATGTCGCTCGGCTCGTCGTCGAAGCCGAGCGGGATGTCGCCGTAGTACGGCGCCAGCTGCGGCCCCACCACCGCATCGATCATCTCGGGGAACCAGGCGTCCATGATCGCCACGGCCGAGGTGTGGTCGTAGTCGCCGTTGTTGTCGCGGTCGCGACGCATCGCCCCCGCGGTGACCCAGTCGCCGAGGATGCCGAGGACCGTCTCCAGCCCGGGCTCGGTTCCGATCAGCTCGAGCGCCGTGGGCAGCAGCTCCTGTCCGCGCAGGTCGGTGTAGCCGGCATCGCCCATGATTCCGACCATCTCGGGAACGCTGACCTGGCCGGCCTCGAGCGCATCCTTCAGCCGCACCTCGAGCATGTCGACGCGGTGAACGCTGCTGAAGGAATAGTTGGTGTCGGCCGCCTGCCAGCCGCGCGCCGGCTTGTTGTTCCACGAGGTGAAGTAGCCCTTGGCCGGATCGAGCTCGCTCGGATGCTCGTCGGCGGGCACCAGTCCCTGCCACTCCCATTCGCCCGTGCCCCAGGAAGGCATGGCAAGGTCGACGCCCGGCGCGCGCTTCGGCACCAGACCGGAGTGGTAGTAGAAGAGCTCCTCTTCGTTGACGTAGACCCAGTTGAAGCTGCCGGGAACCAGGCTGATGGCGCGCTCGAACGTGCGCGCCGTGGCGGTCTTCTTGTTGATGCGCTGGAACGCCAGAGCGTTCAGGCCTTCCTTGAAGAAGCTGGTGCGCTGCTTGACGAGCGCCACCGGCGCGCCGTCCACCGTCGCCCTCGCGAACACGAGGCCATGGATGGTGCGCTGTACGGTCGCCGCGACGTTGTGCGGGTGCGAATCGCAGTAGTCGGGATCGGACTGTCCGGGGCCGACGCACCAGGTATCGACGCGCTCGTACATCGGCACGCACACGCCGTTGAACATGTATCCCTTCGACTCGATCGACACCGGCGTGACGCCGTCCGGCTCGCACAGCAGCTCGGCGCGCACGTCGGTGTTGTCGGAGCCGCCGGCGGTGGCGGTCCATGCGTAGTTGCGGCCGCGTCCGAGCACGACGTAGGGCGTGCCCAGGGGCGCGACGCCGCGCGTGTGGAAGCCGCCGCCGCTGGCGCTGAATTCGTAGAGCAGCTCCGGCACCAGGTAGGCCGCCTGCGGCCCGCCGACGAGAATGGGATGGTTGCCGACGGCCTTCTCGGCCGTGACCGCCAGGAAGTTGCTCATCGAGGGATGCGGGCCCTTGCGCTGCAGGAAGCGCGTGTCGATGAACGAGCTCTCCTGCGCCGGCATCGGGCCGGTGAACTGCACGAACGGCTCCGAGATCAGCGAGCCCGGGTCGGGCATCGCCACCGCGTCCGCATCGACCGTGCCCTGCACGTGGTAGGGGAACGAAAGATCCGTCGTCGCCGACGACTCGGGCTCCTCGAGAGCGCGCAGGTCGTTCCACAGGGCGGTTCCCGTGGCCTCACCGAGATCGGTCTGCAGCTTCTGCAACAGCAATGCGTTTTCGTGCTCGCCGCCGCCGCCGGAGCCGAAAAGGTACTCGAGCAGCACCGCCACCGCCAGGATGTCGATCTTCTTGAACGGCTCGACCGGCGTGCGCTCCAGGCCGATGTACTCAACGGGCGCGCGTGCGAACGGGTTCTGGTTCACCCACGTGATGAACGCGTTGATGCCGGCGACGAAATTCTGGATGTCGCTGTCGGCGCGCTTGCCGAGGCCTCCCGACGAGGCAATCAGATCATCGTACTGCTGCTGCAGATCCTCGTCGTCGTAGCCGGCGAACGCGTAGATGCCCTCGTCCTGCGACAGGATGAACGGATCGTTGCCCACGAACTCGGAGAGGCGGCCGCGTCCGGCGCGTCTGGCAAGGTCCATCGCGAACAGGCGGTCCCAGGCAGAGGCCAGGCCGATGCCGTACATGATGTCGGGACGGCGGCGCGCGGTGATGTGGGGAACTCCCCACTCGTCGCGAACGATCGTGACGCCGGGCCTTCCGCCTGCAGGGAACTGGCTATCGCTTCCGGTCTGCGCGATCGGAGCGTCCTTGAAGTAGTCGGCAAGGTCTTCGTCGACCAGCGTCATCGGCGCGTAGGTGAGCGCCGCGTAGAGCGGGCGCTGATCATCGACGTTGGGCGGCAGCTCGCCCGTGTCCAGATACGCCAGACCTTCGGCGGGCGTCAGGTAGCCGCGGTTGCCCGGCGGCAGGATGTTCATGAACAGTCCGGTGTCTTCCTGCGCGGCCGCGAGCGCGGGAGACAGAAATAGCGAGAGCGTGGCGGATGCCGCCACGAGCCGGCGCCGTAGGTGATGCACGATAGGAACCCCTCCCCGAAGAATGGCGCAGGCGATGCCGGCGCGGTGCCGGCCCCACGCCGACGCGTGCTTATACGCCGAGAAGGCGGCGCTTCACAACGAGAGGAATTTCCTCGATGGCGCTGTCGGTTGCGCTATTCGGGCATCCAGTTGCCGTGGAAGCCGAACGGCACGCGCTGGGGCAGCGCGATGCGAGCGACGGGCCTTCTGGCGAAGTCGCGGGCATCCAGGATGACCAGGTCGGAGCCGTTGCGGCCCTCGTCGTAGACGAAGGTCAGGATCCACCCTTCGTCATCGCCCTTGCAGGAAGGATCCGGCGCGAATACGCCCTCGCTCGGGTAGCAGCCCGGCCCGAAGTCGTGCTGCACGGAGCTGCCGGTCACCAGATCGTACTTGAGCAGGGCGTTGGCGGACGATTCCACGGATGAGACATTGTGCACGGCATAGCCGTAGCGGCTGGCGATACCCGTGCGGCGGTCGTCGACGCGCGGGAATTCGATGGCGCGATCGTCGAGCGCGCTCTCGCGGCTGTGTCCGGTCGCCAGGTCCAGCTCCCATCGATGCAGGCTGGCCGTGTCGAAACGGCCCGAGTCCGCGCGCCAGAGCTCGGGGTAGCGCGCGACGTCCACGACCACACGGTCGCCTTCCTCGAACGCGTTCATCGGATGAAAGACGTAGCAGGGATCGACCTCGAACCAGCGCACCTGCGAGGCATTGCCGCCGCGGGGCATGACTCCGACGCGCGCGCCGTAGTCGTCGCTCCAGGTGTAGGGCATCGTGCCCTGCATCGCGCGCATCAGGTCGAACACGATCGGCAGGTCCATGAAGATCACGTGGCGTGCGGTGATGGCGAAGTCGTGCATCATCGTCGGCCCCGGGACGTCGATGTCCTCGCTCTGCACCAGGTTGCCCGCGGCATCGGCGCGGTGGTAGGTCAGGTACGGTGGAAAGAAGCCGTAATCGAAGAAGTGCAGCTCGCCGGTGACGGGGCAGATCTTCGGATGCGCCGTCATTCCCGTCTTCAGGCGGCCGCCGAAGTCGAAGACGCCCTTGCTTTCCAGCTCACGTGTCACTTCGAAAGGCAGCGTGGTCTCGGCCAGCGCCAGCATGCGGCCGGCGTGACGGACGATGTTCGTGTTGCTCGGGCCGGCGCTCAGATCGCGAACGCCGTCCGGGCTGACGACGCGCGCGCCTTCGGTGAGCTGGCGCGTTTGCAGCCAACGGTTGCGGTACCACAACGCGCGGCCGTCGCCGAGCTCGACGCCGTGGAGCATGCCGTCTCCGAAGAACCAGTGCGGAGGCTGCACGTCGCGCGGGTTGGGACCGTTGCGGACGTAGCGGCCGCGCAGGACGGGCGGAATGGCGCCCTCGACCTTCAGGTCGAGCTCCGTGCGCTCCTCGGCGACGGGCGCGTAGTTCCCGCGCAGGAAGAACGGGACCTTTTCCTCGGCGGCTGCGGCTGTCGTCATGGCGGGACCTCCGTCTGAACGCCGTAGACACCCGCGGCATTGGTTCCGCAAGCCGCAGGAGGCAGGGTCGCTCGCGATGGGGGACCCGGCCGGCCGCGGACGCCGCAGCCGCTGCGCCTTGCGCCAACACTGCACGACCGCTCCGATGTCTGCCGAGCTCATGATCGACCGCCGCATCTCCCCGACCACGCCGTGCGCACGGGACGAGTCAGGATTCCGGCCGTTCATCCAAGGTCGCGAAACCGTCGGTGCGCGACGATCACGCCTGCGCGCAAAGCTCCGGATGGCGCCACAGCCGCGGTGGCTGCTCGCGGCGGGTGCGCTGTGCGCCGTCGTGGTGTCGGGATGCGGCGAACGCTCGGCCCCCGATGCGCCGGATGCCCCGGCAGCGCCGCCGACCTTCGTGCGCCAGGTCGTGGAGGTGACGCCGTCGGTGCACGTCGCCACCGGCTACGGCCTCGCCAACTCGGTGATGATCCGCGGGCAGGGCGGCGTGATCATCGTCGATGCGATGGAAAGCGCGGAGGCCGCCGCGCCCGTGCGCGAGGCGTTCCGTGCGATCAGCCCCGATCCGGTTCGCGCCATCCTCTACACGCACAACCATGCCGATCACGTCTTCGGCGCCGCGGTCATGGCGGGGGAGGATCATCCGGAGATCCTCTCGCACGCCTCGCTGGTGCCCGAGCTGCAGCGGCTGGCCAGCGTGACGCGGCCGGCCATCCATGCCCGCAGCATGCGGCAGTTCGGCACGCTGCTGCCGCCCGCCGAGGCGGGCGACTGCGGCATCGGCCCTCGCCTGCACGCCGGACCCGGCACGACGTCGGTTCCGCTGCTGCCCACGCGCACGTTCGACGGCGAGCGGCTGGAGCTGGAGATCGCGGGCGTGCGAATGCAGCTCGTGCACGCGCCGGGCGAGACTCCGGACCACATCTTCGTCTGGCTGCCCGAGCAGCGCGTCCTGCTGCCCGGCGACAACTACTACCACGCGTTCCCGAACCTCTACGCCATCCGCGGAACGGCCTACCGGGACGTCACCGAATGGGTCGCGAGCATCGATGCGATGCGCGAGCTGCGGCCGGCGTTCCTGATACCGGGACACACGGCGCCGGTGATCGGGGAGGCCGACATCCATGCGCGGCTGACCGACTACCGCGATGCAATCCAGTTCGTCCACGACCAGACGGTGCGAGCGATGAACGACGGCCTGACGCCGGAAGAAGCCGTCGCACGTGTACGGCTGCCGCGCGCGCTGGCCGACAAGCCCTATCTCGCCGAGCGCTATGGGCGGGTCGACTGGTCGGTCCGCGGGATCTACGCGGGCTATCTCGGCTGGTTCGGCGGCAACGCGGCGGAGCTGTCGCCGCTGCCGGCGGGCGAGCGTGCGCGACGCGTTGCCGCACTCGCCGGCGGCAGCGATGCGCTGCGCAACGCCGCGCGCGCGGCGTTGGATGGCGGCGACGTGCGCTGGGCGCTCGAGCTGGCCGACCACCTGCTCGCGCTGGGCGAGCTGACGGCGGAGGCCCGGCAGCTGCGCGCCGCGGCGCTGCGCTCGCTGGCTTCGCAGGAGACCAGCGCCAACGGCCGCAACTACTACCTGACGCAGGCGCTGGAGGCGGAAGAAAAGGTCGTCGTCGGCCAGCCCGATCCTGCCACGATGCCGCAGGAGCTGCTCGACGTGCTCCCCGTCGAGGGATTCCTGCGCGCGATGACCGTCCGCTTCGATCCCGAAAAGACGCTGCAGACGACCACGCGCGTCGGCTTCCGCTTCACCGACACCGGAGGCGAGTACGGTCTGTCGCTGCGCAACGGCGTCGCCGAGTTTCGCGCGTCGCTGCCGCCGGATGCCGACATGACGGTGACGACGCACTCGCAGATCTGGAAGGAGATCGTCACGCGCAAGCGCAACGCCACCGCAGCCTTCGTCACGGGCGACGTCAGCGTCGACCGCAACCGGCTCGAGCTGGCGAAATTCCTGCTGCTGTTCCGCTGATGGCCGGCGACTTCCACGGTGCGTGCGCGCATCTTGCCTCGGCGGACGAGCGCATGGCCGCGCTGATCGAGATCATCGGGCCGTGCACGCTTGTTCCTCGTCGCGGCCGCTACGCAGCGCTGGTGCGCGCGATCATCGGGCAGCAGGTTTCGACGGCTGCGGCCCGCACGATCTACGCACGCCTCGCAGCGGCTGCCGGCGGGCGCCTGACACCGGATGCCGTTGCCGCGCTTTCGCCGGCCGAGCTGCGAGCGGCAGGCCTGTCGGGACAGAAGGCGTCCTACGTGCGCGATCTGAGCGAGCGCGTGCTCGACGGACGGCTGCGCCTGCAGCGGATGCACCTGCTCGAAGACGAGGCCGTGATCGAGGAGCTGGTCGGCGTGCGCGGGATCGGGCGATGGACCGCCGAGATGTTCCTGATGTTCGTGCTGTGCCGGCCCGACATCCTGCCTGTGGACGACCTCGGCATCCGCAACGGCTTCCGCCGCGTCTACGGCCTGCGCAAGATGCCGAGCGTCGCCCGCATGCACCAGCTCGCGCGACCGTGGCGGCCGTGGCGGACGGTGGGCAGCTGGTACCTGTGGCGGGCGCTGGAACTGCCGCCTGCTGCACGAGCGGGCGATTGAGCGCCGGCCCGACGCGTCAGCGCTGCACCACGGCCAGCGCCATGTAGATCAGGCAGGCGATCTGGATCGCGAAGAACGTGAAGCGCACGTTGACCGCCAGCGCGCTGCCGGAGGAGACGTGTGCGAGCGTCTGGCCCACGCGCGCCAGCACATGGATCTGGGCGGCGGTTGCGAAGCTGCCGGAGGTCAGGCCGCTGACGTGGCCGGCCAGCACCACCGCCGCGAACAGCGGCAGGTTCTCGACGCAGTTGGCGTGGGCACGGTTGAGCCGCCAGTACGCGTCGCTTCCATGCGGCTGCCCCGAAGGAAAGCCGTTGGGTGCGACCTTGCCGCTCAATACTTGCGAGACGCGAATGGCGCCGATGGTGAGCACGATGCCGATGGTCCAGAACACGAAGCCGATCAACGCGTAGAGCGGTGTGGTCATCGAAGCCTCCTTGCCGATG
Encoded proteins:
- a CDS encoding penicillin acylase family protein encodes the protein MAASATLSLFLSPALAAAQEDTGLFMNILPPGNRGYLTPAEGLAYLDTGELPPNVDDQRPLYAALTYAPMTLVDEDLADYFKDAPIAQTGSDSQFPAGGRPGVTIVRDEWGVPHITARRRPDIMYGIGLASAWDRLFAMDLARRAGRGRLSEFVGNDPFILSQDEGIYAFAGYDDEDLQQQYDDLIASSGGLGKRADSDIQNFVAGINAFITWVNQNPFARAPVEYIGLERTPVEPFKKIDILAVAVLLEYLFGSGGGGEHENALLLQKLQTDLGEATGTALWNDLRALEEPESSATTDLSFPYHVQGTVDADAVAMPDPGSLISEPFVQFTGPMPAQESSFIDTRFLQRKGPHPSMSNFLAVTAEKAVGNHPILVGGPQAAYLVPELLYEFSASGGGFHTRGVAPLGTPYVVLGRGRNYAWTATAGGSDNTDVRAELLCEPDGVTPVSIESKGYMFNGVCVPMYERVDTWCVGPGQSDPDYCDSHPHNVAATVQRTIHGLVFARATVDGAPVALVKQRTSFFKEGLNALAFQRINKKTATARTFERAISLVPGSFNWVYVNEEELFYYHSGLVPKRAPGVDLAMPSWGTGEWEWQGLVPADEHPSELDPAKGYFTSWNNKPARGWQAADTNYSFSSVHRVDMLEVRLKDALEAGQVSVPEMVGIMGDAGYTDLRGQELLPTALELIGTEPGLETVLGILGDWVTAGAMRRDRDNNGDYDHTSAVAIMDAWFPEMIDAVVGPQLAPYYGDIPLGFDDEPSDIGSAYQSGYYGLIDKTMRMAAGEPVTGPYQVLRCADGTASGCRAALVSSLQAAVSELTTEFSSSDPNDWSVDPASEEIHFRPFGLVEVDPMPWVNRPTFQQVVQVERKR
- a CDS encoding carotenoid oxygenase family protein — translated: MTTAAAAEEKVPFFLRGNYAPVAEERTELDLKVEGAIPPVLRGRYVRNGPNPRDVQPPHWFFGDGMLHGVELGDGRALWYRNRWLQTRQLTEGARVVSPDGVRDLSAGPSNTNIVRHAGRMLALAETTLPFEVTRELESKGVFDFGGRLKTGMTAHPKICPVTGELHFFDYGFFPPYLTYHRADAAGNLVQSEDIDVPGPTMMHDFAITARHVIFMDLPIVFDLMRAMQGTMPYTWSDDYGARVGVMPRGGNASQVRWFEVDPCYVFHPMNAFEEGDRVVVDVARYPELWRADSGRFDTASLHRWELDLATGHSRESALDDRAIEFPRVDDRRTGIASRYGYAVHNVSSVESSANALLKYDLVTGSSVQHDFGPGCYPSEGVFAPDPSCKGDDEGWILTFVYDEGRNGSDLVILDARDFARRPVARIALPQRVPFGFHGNWMPE
- a CDS encoding DNA-3-methyladenine glycosylase 2 family protein encodes the protein MAALIEIIGPCTLVPRRGRYAALVRAIIGQQVSTAAARTIYARLAAAAGGRLTPDAVAALSPAELRAAGLSGQKASYVRDLSERVLDGRLRLQRMHLLEDEAVIEELVGVRGIGRWTAEMFLMFVLCRPDILPVDDLGIRNGFRRVYGLRKMPSVARMHQLARPWRPWRTVGSWYLWRALELPPAARAGD
- a CDS encoding alkyl sulfatase dimerization domain-containing protein, with amino-acid sequence MAPQPRWLLAAGALCAVVVSGCGERSAPDAPDAPAAPPTFVRQVVEVTPSVHVATGYGLANSVMIRGQGGVIIVDAMESAEAAAPVREAFRAISPDPVRAILYTHNHADHVFGAAVMAGEDHPEILSHASLVPELQRLASVTRPAIHARSMRQFGTLLPPAEAGDCGIGPRLHAGPGTTSVPLLPTRTFDGERLELEIAGVRMQLVHAPGETPDHIFVWLPEQRVLLPGDNYYHAFPNLYAIRGTAYRDVTEWVASIDAMRELRPAFLIPGHTAPVIGEADIHARLTDYRDAIQFVHDQTVRAMNDGLTPEEAVARVRLPRALADKPYLAERYGRVDWSVRGIYAGYLGWFGGNAAELSPLPAGERARRVAALAGGSDALRNAARAALDGGDVRWALELADHLLALGELTAEARQLRAAALRSLASQETSANGRNYYLTQALEAEEKVVVGQPDPATMPQELLDVLPVEGFLRAMTVRFDPEKTLQTTTRVGFRFTDTGGEYGLSLRNGVAEFRASLPPDADMTVTTHSQIWKEIVTRKRNATAAFVTGDVSVDRNRLELAKFLLLFR
- a CDS encoding ABA4-like family protein; this translates as MTQPELERLFLFCNYGVLPAWGMLLVYPGTRLTHWIVHSVFIPILLGAVYLFLMVSGTDVPEGAGFFTLEGVLRFFDSPRLALAGWVHYLVFDLFIGAWEARDAVRRGIRRVWLAPCLLLTLIAGPVGLMLYLLVRLLLEREALLEEGEADL
- a CDS encoding class I SAM-dependent methyltransferase; protein product: MGLYARYVLPHLLDYAMRDKCIMRQRGKIVPLAHGRVLEVGIGSGLNLSFYDKSRLQKLIGLDPSPELGRIARRRAQETGLDVEWLPLSGEKIPLEDASVDSIVITYTMCTIPDVHSALLEMRRVLRSGGQMFFCEHGRAPDESVRKWQDRLNPLWGRISGGCRLNRDVPRIVQDAGFHVASLETMYLPGPRPMTFNYWGTATR
- a CDS encoding glutathione S-transferase family protein; translation: MITLYEHPLSPYAQKCKIALREKAVDFALVTPDVIGSGRDDVMADFLRLNPRAEVPALVDGETCVYDSTVILEYIEDRWPSPPLLPPLPAERARARILEDVCDTHYDAINWGAMEILVFKRATGDLADKLLGEAARQATGLNAWLERHLGGREWMNGAAFGWADLSVIPYVNGAAAFGNGPRAGSALASWQERVNARPSVAQTTQEATASMAGIPDLARVLAPGVFVREYRDHRLEWMIRSGGLSIVTDGMEKGTIRFSREMS
- a CDS encoding MopE-related protein; its protein translation is MRTLIGLVYVLCAAAVAASASAAPAYDHQLCYKIKTDKAFEAAQVNLDALRSEYGLQGCTLKPKAKHVCLPVRKSIVELSGGRPLAIAGGEASQTICYTVRCPAEELPPATFSDQFGSHQLSKFKPSLLCAPAIAGVPPSSSTTTTTLSATTTTVQAPTTTLCGQPETCNGVDDDCDTEVDEDLGTVTCGVGACFRSVSACTDGEPTVCQPGSPAAESCNNADDDCDGAVDENVTQSCASDCGPGTATCSAGIFGECVGRAPQEETCNGVDDDCDTEVDEDLGTVTCGVGACFRSVSACTDGEPTVCQPGSPAAESCNNADDDCDGAVDENVTQSCEGECGTGIATCSGGIFGECVCN
- a CDS encoding phytanoyl-CoA dioxygenase family protein: MAIPRFSRDVAPAAVVDALKEQGCAVVERLIDASMTARVLDELAPFIEATAPGTDDFAGHNTRRTGGLIARSAACRELVLHPVVREVVGGLLADATSYQLHLTQMIAIGPGEGGQQIHRDQWAFDFFPFPRGYEVQCNTIWAMCDFTDANGATRIIPGSNKREDRLQFGYEDTEPAEMPAGSVLLYTGSVYHGGGANRSQSVRYGLNITYARSWLRQEENQYLAVPHDIARTLPDDLLRLMGYQRGAYALGYVDDLRDPLDVLKGPGHGMDTRLGDLGNARDLLRRPG
- a CDS encoding MAPEG family protein, with the translated sequence MTTPLYALIGFVFWTIGIVLTIGAIRVSQVLSGKVAPNGFPSGQPHGSDAYWRLNRAHANCVENLPLFAAVVLAGHVSGLTSGSFATAAQIHVLARVGQTLAHVSSGSALAVNVRFTFFAIQIACLIYMALAVVQR
- a CDS encoding peroxiredoxin — translated: MSTINVGDEAPDFRLRDQNGREVGLSDFRGRKAVVLYFYPKDETPGCTKEACSFRDSYQDFGDAGAEVLGISGDSVAAHESFAKHHNLPFTLLADAGNVVRKRYGVPSTMWILPGRVTYVIDKQGVVRHVFNSQLQATRHVEEALEVVRKLASAS